A stretch of the Papaver somniferum cultivar HN1 chromosome 6, ASM357369v1, whole genome shotgun sequence genome encodes the following:
- the LOC113288307 gene encoding F-box protein At5g46170-like isoform X1 translates to MSYLCSEVDEIDHFDRLPDSLLLIVFNQIGDVKALGRCCVVSRRFHELVPQIDNVVVRVDCVISDDDASATAASSDKTRSVFSNLIRLVFGGIFKPLQALGQFLGPRKSASSSSSSTSSSSSISGGVGGNGGNGTLINDDEEMESGGVTHHSPTQVLKNFNEIRRLRIELPSGELGIDDGVLLKWRADFGSTLDNCLILGASSIIDPPKPASAFSLLQENLLHGGAAAAAAASAAIEDDGSIPESFYTNGGLKLRVVWTISSLIAASARHYLLQPIIDDHQTLDSLILTDSDGQGVLCMNKEQLEELRVKPLSASTASKRTLVPALNMRLWYAPQLELPDGSVLKGATLVAIRPTEQTSAKKEVSDVSWVSNAFEEPYGTAAKLLVKRNGSRKRGIWVIRLAEKKRHSYVTGLFL, encoded by the exons ATGTCTTATCTTTGTTCCGAGGTAGATGAGATCGATCATTTTGATCGATTGCCGGATTCTTTGTTGTTGATAGTCTTTAACCAGATCGGAGATGTTAAAGCTTTAGGTAGATGTTGCGTCGTATCCCGACGTTTTCATGAACTGGTTCCACAGATCGATAACGTTGTCGTCAGAGTTGATTGTGTAATATCAGATGACGACGCATCCGCTACCGCTGCTTCTTCCGACAAAACACGTAGTGTTTTTTCTAATCTTATTCGTCTTGTCTTTGGTGGAATCTTTAAGCCGCTTCAAGCCCTAGGTCAATTTCTTGGACCTAGAAAGtcagcatcatcatcatcctcgtcTACATCGTCTTCCTCATCAATCAGTGGCGGTGTTGGTGGTAATGGTGGGAATGGTACTCTAATCAATGATGACGAAGAAATGGAATCAGGAGGTGTGACTCATCATTCACCTACACAAGTATTGAAAAACTTCAATGAGATCCGCAGGTTGCGGATCGAGCTTCCTAGTGGAGAATTAGGAATTGATGATGGTGTTTTACTCAAGTGGAGAGCTGATTTTGGATCCACTCTTGATAATTGTTTAATTCTTGGTGCTTCTTCAATTATTGACCCACCGAAACCTGCTTCTGCTTTTTCTCTTCTCCAAGAGAATCTTCTTCACGGTGGTgctgcagctgcagctgctgcttctGCTGCTATTGAAGATGATGGGAGTATTCCTGAATCTTTTTATACAAATGGAGGTTTAAAATTGAGAGTGGTTTGGACTATAAGTTCCTTAATTGCTGCTTCAGCTAGACATTATTTGCTTCAGCCCATAATTGATGATCATCAAACTCTAGATAGTCTTATTTTAACTGATTCAGATGGGCAAGGGGTACTATGTATGAATAAGGAGCAGTTGGAGGAACTAAGGGTGAAACCATTGTCTGCTTCTACCGCATCAAAAAGGACTCTTGTTCCTGCACTCAATATGAGGCTATGGTATGCTCCTCAGTTAGAGCTTCCTGATGGGTCTGTTTTGAAAGGTGCAACCTTAGTTGCCATTCGTCCTACTGAACAGACATCTGCCAAGAAAGAGGTATCCGATGTTTCTTGGGTTTCAAATGCATTTGAGGAGCCATACGGGACAGCTGCTAAATTGCTG GTTAAGCGCAATGGTTCAAGGAAAAGGGGGATTTGGGTAATTCGACTGGCAGAGAAGAAACGACACTCATATGTAACTGG CTTATTCTTGTAA
- the LOC113288307 gene encoding F-box protein At4g18380-like isoform X2, which translates to MSYLCSEVDEIDHFDRLPDSLLLIVFNQIGDVKALGRCCVVSRRFHELVPQIDNVVVRVDCVISDDDASATAASSDKTRSVFSNLIRLVFGGIFKPLQALGQFLGPRKSASSSSSSTSSSSSISGGVGGNGGNGTLINDDEEMESGGVTHHSPTQVLKNFNEIRRLRIELPSGELGIDDGVLLKWRADFGSTLDNCLILGASSIIDPPKPASAFSLLQENLLHGGAAAAAAASAAIEDDGSIPESFYTNGGLKLRVVWTISSLIAASARHYLLQPIIDDHQTLDSLILTDSDGQGVLCMNKEQLEELRVKPLSASTASKRTLVPALNMRLWYAPQLELPDGSVLKGATLVAIRPTEQTSAKKEVSDVSWVSNAFEEPYGTAAKLLVRRRTYCLEMNSF; encoded by the coding sequence ATGTCTTATCTTTGTTCCGAGGTAGATGAGATCGATCATTTTGATCGATTGCCGGATTCTTTGTTGTTGATAGTCTTTAACCAGATCGGAGATGTTAAAGCTTTAGGTAGATGTTGCGTCGTATCCCGACGTTTTCATGAACTGGTTCCACAGATCGATAACGTTGTCGTCAGAGTTGATTGTGTAATATCAGATGACGACGCATCCGCTACCGCTGCTTCTTCCGACAAAACACGTAGTGTTTTTTCTAATCTTATTCGTCTTGTCTTTGGTGGAATCTTTAAGCCGCTTCAAGCCCTAGGTCAATTTCTTGGACCTAGAAAGtcagcatcatcatcatcctcgtcTACATCGTCTTCCTCATCAATCAGTGGCGGTGTTGGTGGTAATGGTGGGAATGGTACTCTAATCAATGATGACGAAGAAATGGAATCAGGAGGTGTGACTCATCATTCACCTACACAAGTATTGAAAAACTTCAATGAGATCCGCAGGTTGCGGATCGAGCTTCCTAGTGGAGAATTAGGAATTGATGATGGTGTTTTACTCAAGTGGAGAGCTGATTTTGGATCCACTCTTGATAATTGTTTAATTCTTGGTGCTTCTTCAATTATTGACCCACCGAAACCTGCTTCTGCTTTTTCTCTTCTCCAAGAGAATCTTCTTCACGGTGGTgctgcagctgcagctgctgcttctGCTGCTATTGAAGATGATGGGAGTATTCCTGAATCTTTTTATACAAATGGAGGTTTAAAATTGAGAGTGGTTTGGACTATAAGTTCCTTAATTGCTGCTTCAGCTAGACATTATTTGCTTCAGCCCATAATTGATGATCATCAAACTCTAGATAGTCTTATTTTAACTGATTCAGATGGGCAAGGGGTACTATGTATGAATAAGGAGCAGTTGGAGGAACTAAGGGTGAAACCATTGTCTGCTTCTACCGCATCAAAAAGGACTCTTGTTCCTGCACTCAATATGAGGCTATGGTATGCTCCTCAGTTAGAGCTTCCTGATGGGTCTGTTTTGAAAGGTGCAACCTTAGTTGCCATTCGTCCTACTGAACAGACATCTGCCAAGAAAGAGGTATCCGATGTTTCTTGGGTTTCAAATGCATTTGAGGAGCCATACGGGACAGCTGCTAAATTGCTGGTAAGAAGACGAACTTATTGCCTGGAAATGAATTCTTTCTGA